In the genome of Actinomadura luzonensis, the window CGGTGGCGCGCAGCACCCAGATGCCGAGGGCGGGCTCGTTGGCGCGCAGGTGCAGGATCAGGTCGTCGAGCGCGCGGGTCACGGCGAGCGGCCAGTACGCGGCGCCCTCCGTGACGGGGTCGGCGGGCGGGGGCCCCGGCGGGCCGGTGACCGTGATGTCGGCGCGGCGGCCGGCCCGGTCCAGCCGGGCGCTCACGTACGGGTAGCGGATCACGTCGCCGCCGTCGCCGTCGCCGTCGCCGTCCTCGCGCTCCAGCGGCGTCAGCGGCACGCCGGCCGCGCCGGAGGGCCGGGCGGAGCGGGCCGCCGCCCCGGCCGCCCGCCGGGCCACCTCCGCCGCGAACGCGTGCCGCGGCACGGCGGCGTCCACCAGGCCCCACGCGACGGCGGCAGGCCCGCGCAGCCCCTCGGGCCTGGTGGCGAACACGTCGGCGAGGTCCCTGCGCACGTGCCGCTTGTCGGTCAGCCGGGTCAGGCCGCCGGTGCCCGGCAGCACGCCGAGCAGCGACACCTCCGGCAGCGACACCGCCGAGGAGCCGTCGTCCACCAGGACGATCTCGTCGCAGGCGAGCGCCAGCTCGTAGCCGCCGCCCGCGGCGGTGCCGTTGAGCGCGGCGATCCAGGTCTGGCCGGAGTGCTCGCCGGCGTCCTCGATGCCGTTGCGCGTCTCGTTGGTGAACTTGCAGAAGTTCACCTTCCAGGCGTGCGAGGACTGGGCCAGCATGCGGATGTTGGCCCCGGCGCAGAACATCCGCTCCAGGCCGCCGGTCAGCACCACCGCCTTCACCCCGGGGTGCTCGAAGCGCAGCCGCTGCGTCAGGTCGTACAGCTCGATGTCCACGCCGAGGTCGTAGGAGTTCATCTTCAGCTCGTAGCCGGGGACCAGGCCGCCCTGCTCGTCCACGCGCAGGGTGACGGTGGCCACCGGCCCGTCCACCCGCAGCGTCCAGTGGCGGTAGCGGTCGGGGGAGGTCGCGAAGCTGACGGTCATGGTCCTTCATCCTCGACGCCCGTGTAAGACAGCGTCAAGGGTTTGTAGTATGTGACGGGCGCGGCCCGCCGTCCTGGCAGAATGCGCGTGGTGACGATGCCGGACTCCTGGGAGGGGCGCGAGGTGGCCCCGCGCGACGAACGCCCGCGCGAGCGGACCTCCGCCAGCGCGCGCTCGCTGCTGCTGACGATCCTCGGCGAGTTCGTGATGCCGCGCGGCGGCCAGGCGTGGACGGGCAGCCTGGTCGGCGCCCTCGGCGAGCTCGGCGTGGAGGAGAAGTCCGCCCGCCAGGCCCTGTCGCGCACCGCCGCCGAGGGCCTGCTGGAGTCCGAGCGGCACGGCCGCAAGGCGCGCTGGCGGCTCACCCCGGCCGGCGACCGGCTGCTGCGCGAGGGCACCGAGCGCATCTACGGCTTCATGCGCCGCCCCCACGAGTGGGACGGCCGCTGGCTGGTCCTCGTCGCCGGCGTGCCCGAGACGCAGCGCCGGCTCCGCCACCGGCTGCGCACCCGGCTCACCTGGCTCGGCCTCGGCTCCCCCTCGCCCGCGCTCTGGGTCGTCCCCGACGCAGGCAAGGAGGCCGCGGTGCGCGAGGTGATCGGCGAGCTCGGCCTGACCGGCCGCGCCCACGCCTGGACCGGGCCGGCCGCCGAGATCGGCGACACCGCCGCGCTGATCGCCGCCGCGTGGGACCTCGGCGACGTGGAGAAGCGCTACCTGCGCTTCATCGAGCGCTTCGCGGACCTCGCCCCGGGCTCGGCCGCGGCGGCGTTCGTCCATCAGGTGCATCTCGTGCAGGAGTGGCGCCGCTTCCCCTTCCTCGACCCCGACCTGCCCGCCGAGCTGCTCGACCACGCCTGGCCGGGGCCGCGCGCCGCGGCCGTCTTCCACGACCTGCGCAACCGGTGGCACCGCCGCGCGCAGGCCGAGTGGGACCGCATGGAGGACGACGCCGCCACCCGCCACTGAGGGCGCGAGGGATCCCCACCGATCAGAGCAGGCCCTCCTCGGCCAGGTGCACGTAGTCGAACTCGACCGGCTGGTCGTTGATGCCCGTCCGCGGCGGGGCGATCCAGCTCGCGAACGCGCCGTACTCGTACTCGGGGACCATGAGGGAGGCGACCAGCTCGCGGTCGGCGGGCGTGGGCAGCCACGCGGCGGCGCGGGCCCGCCACTCCTGCTCGCCCACGACCTCGCCGTACGGGGTGACGTGGTGGCCGGCGTACACCCCGACGCGGCGGTTGAAGCCCTCGTGCGGCAGGTACAGGCGCTCGCCGAGGCCCGCGCCGGCGAGGACCTGGTTCCAGCGGCGCACGCCGTGGGAGCAGTCGGCCACGTACTCGTCGCGCAGGTCGAGGTTGAGCGCGCCGAGCAGCGGCACGGTCCGCGAGGCGATCCGGCCGCCCGCGACGAAGCGCAGCTCGCGGGTGGCGTCGAGCAGCACGTGGTCGTCGTCGCGGCGGCCCTCCATCCAGCGTCCCTTCAGCCCCGAGCTGTAGTACGTGCCCGCGTTGGCCGACTGCTCGGAGCCGAACAGGTCCATCGAGACCGAGAACTGCAGGTTGAGGTAACGCTGGACGACGTCGAGGGGGATGCCGCCGTACGGCAGCACGTCGGCGGTGCCGTGCCGCCGCATCAGCTCCGCCGTCCGCTCCAGCACCCGCTGCACGCCGGTGGTGCCCACGAACATGTGGTGGGCCTCCTCCTTCAGCATGAACTGGCAGGTGCGGGCGAGCGGGTCGAAGGCCGACTCCTTGAGCGTGCCGAGCTGGTACTTGCCGTCGCGGTCGGTGAAGCAGGTGAACATGAAGAACTGCAGCCAGTCGGTGGTCTCCTCGTTGAACGCGCCGAGGATGCGGGGCGCGTCGAGGTCGCCGGAGCTGCGCCTGAGCAGCTGCTCGGCCTCCTCCCTGCCCTCCCTGCCGAAGTAGGCGTGCAGCAGGTAGACCATCGCCCACAGGTGCCGTCCCTCCTCCACGTTGACCTGGAAGAGGTTGCGCAGGTCGTAGATGCTGGGCGCGGTGCCGCCGAGGGCGCGCTGCTGCTCGACGCTGGCGGGCTCGGTGTCGCCCTGCACGACGATCAGGCGCATGAGGGCGGCGCGGTGCTCGCCGGGCACCTCCTGCCAGGCGGGCTCGCCCTTGTGCCGGCCGAAGCCGACCCTGCGGTCCGGGTCGCGCTCGGCGAGGAAGATGCCCCAGCGGTACTCGTCCATGGGGACGTGGGCGAAGTGCGCCCAGCCGTCGCGGCCCACGGCGACGGCGGTGCGCAGGTAGACGTCCCTGGTCGGCAGGGCCGGGCCGAGCTGCTTCCACCAGTCGAGGAACCTGGGCTGCCAGCCCTCCAGCGCGCGCTGCAGGCGGCGGTCGCCGGCCAGGTTCACGTTGTTGGGGATGCGTGCGCCGTAGTCCACGCGGCTGAGCGGGCCCGCGGGGGAGGGGGCCGCGCCGGTGCGGGGGTCGGTGCTCATCGCTGGCTCTCCTCGCGACGTCGGGTGCGGGCCGGGCCTCCCCTCAACATGCCACAGTCCGCTCGTGTGCCGGAAGAGCTGTGTAGCGCTTCTCCGCGCTGCCGGGGCCTGTCCCGGGCGCCCGTCAGCGGGCGGCGCGCCACGCCGACGGGGTGGCGCCGCGCGCCCGCTTGAACGCCACGCTGAACGCGAACGCGTCCTGGTAGCCGACCCGGCGGGCCACCTCGGCCACCGTCTCCCGGCCGTCGCGCAGCAGGTCGGCGGCAAGGGTCATGCGCCAGTCGGTGAGATAGCCGAGCGGCGGCCGGCCCACCAGGCCGGTGAAGCGCTGGGCGAACGCGGCGCGCGACAGGCCGACCTCGCCGGCCAGCGCGGCGACCGTCCACCGGCGGGCCGGGTGCTCGTGGAGGAGACGCAGCGCCTCGCCGATCGCCGGGTCGGACAACGCCCGGTACCAGGCGGGCGGCGCCGCCTCCGGCCGGGTGCACCAGGCCCGCAGCGCGATCACCAGGATCAGGTCCAGCAGCCGCGCGAGGACCGCGTCCTGGCCGGGCTCGTCGCTGGCGGCCTCGGCGGACAGCAGCCCGAGCAGCGCCCTGGTGCGCGGCCCCGCCGGCACCACCGCCAGCGGCGGGAGCAGGCCCAGCAGCCGGGCGGCCACGTCGCCGCGCAGGTCGTACACGCCGCGCAGCATGACCGTGGCACCCGCTGGGCCGCCCGCTGTGCCGGCGCCGTACGTGCGCGGGACCGGCTCCGGGCCCGTCCACTCCACCGGCGCGCCGCCCGGCAGGAACTTGCGCCCGCCGCGGATCACGTACTGCGGGGCCGTCGCCGGATCGTCGGTGATCGTGTACCCGCCCGGCGCGGTGACCAGGGCGATGTCACCGGCCGCGAGCGCCGTGGGCGGCCCGTCGCCGGCCCGGATCGCGGCCCGCCCGCCCAGCGCGGCCGCGACCGTCAGCGGCGGCGCGTCGGCGTAGGTGATGCCCCAGGGCGGCGGCTGCACGAGCCGGCGGACCAGGGCGTTGCGCGCGCGGGCCCGGTTCAGCAGGTCGGTCAGGACGTCCACCCCGCCACCTTAGACGCTCACAAAGGCATCGCGGACTTTCTCCCATGGATCGTCCACGCGCCGATGGGGTTGGCTGGTCGGCATGACGAGATCCATCGCAGTGTTCGGCACCGGACCGGGCGTCGGCCAGGCCGTCGCCCGGCGTTACGGCAAGGAGGGGTACGAGGTCGTCCTCGTCGCGCGCCGCCGGGAGCCTCTGGACCGGCTCGCCCGCGACCTGGCCGCCGAGGGCGTCACCGCCCACGTGATCACCGGCGACCTCGGCCGCAGCGGCGACGTCCCGGCGCTCGCCGCCCAGGTCCGCGCCGCCGTGGGCGACCCCACCGCGTTCTACTACGGCCCCGTGCCGTCGGGCCTGACGTTCGTGCCCGCCGTCGAGCTCACGCCCGGGCACCTGGCGGAGCGGCTGGAGATCACCCTGCACACCCTGCTGGCCCTGGTCGGGGAGTTCCTGCCGGCGATGGCGGAGCGGGGCGACGGCGCGATACTCACCGCCCAGGGGGCCGCCGCGGCCCACGGCCGGCCGTACATGAGCGGCTGGCCGCCCGTCCTCGCCGCCCAGCGCAACTACCTGCAGTCGCTCGCGGCCGAGGTCGCCGGGCAGGGCGTGTACGTCGGCATGCTCTACATCGGCTCGCGCATCCTCGGCACCTCCTTCGACGACGACTACCGGCGCCGCCAGGCCCGCGGCGAGCCCGTGCCCGACCTGCCCGCCGCCGACCCCGCCGACCTGGCCGACCTCCTGTGGTCGATGCACGCGCGGCGCGACCGGCACGAGACGATCGTCTGACCGGCGGCCCCCGCCGCCCGGCGGCCTGGCAGGATCTCCTCGTGACGCGACCCACGGTGACCTTGCGCAGGATCGAGCTCGCGGACTGGCCCGCCGTGCACGCCTGGGCCCGCCTCCCCGAGTCCTGCCGCTACCAGACGTGGGGGCCGAACGACGAGGAGCAGACGCGCGCGTACGTGGCGGCCGCCGCAGGGGAGTGGTCCCGCACGCCGCGACGCGCCCTCCCCTACGCGGCCCACGTCGACGGCGAGGTGCTGGGCATGGGCACCCTGCACCTCCGCGACGCGGCGCACCGCCAGGGCGAGATCACCTACATCGTGCACCCGCGCGCGTGGGGCCGGGGCGTGGCGACCGCCATCGGCGCCGGCCTGCTCGGCACCGCCTTCGCGGAGCTCGGCCTGCACCGGGTCTACGCCACCTGCGACCCCCGCAACGCCGGCTCGGCCCGGGTGCTCGCCAAGCTCGGCATGACCTGCGAGGGCCGGCTCCGCCACACCACCCTGATCAGGGACGGCTGGCGGGACTCCGAGCTGTTCAGCATCCTCGAACACGAGTGGCGCCCGCCCGCGTGACACCGAAAACCGGTGGACCGCGGGGCAGGCGGCTGTCAGCATGGGGGCGATGTACCGAGCGTAGGAACACTCCGATCACGACAGGGGCGGGTCCCGTCACGAGGACCCCGGCCCCTGGTCCGGGCCGCCCGTCGACGCTCGCCCGTCCACGGGCCGCCCGCCAACGGCGCCGCCCCGAGCCGGCCGTACGGGCCGCGGGGCCGCGCCGGCCGCCGCCGCTTCCAGCGGACGCAGCCGTGATCGTGAGCCACCGAAGGACATCCCATGCAACTCCACGAGTACGCGAAATACGACGCCGTCGGCCTCCGCACCCTGATCGAGGCCGGCGAGGTGACCGCCGGCGAGGTCGAGGCCGCCGCCCGCCAGGCCCTCGACCAGGTGAACCCGCACGTCAACGGCCTGGCCCTGCCGCCGTTCCAGCCGGCGCTCGGCCACGCAGGGGACGGCCCGCTCACCGGCGTGCCGTTCCTGATCAAGGATCACGGGCCGGTCGCCGAGGGCGTCCCGTTCTCGCTCGGCAGCCGCGCCCTGCCCGGCATCCCCGCCTGGCGCGACACCGACCTGATGACTCGCTTCCGCGCCGCCGGCCTGGTCACCCTGGGCCTGACCACGGTGCCGGAGCTGTGCGTCAGCTTCTCCACCGAACCCCTCCGCCACGGCCCCGCCCGCAACCCCTGGAACCCCGGCAGGGGCGTCGGCGGGTCGAGCGGCGGCGCGGCCGCCCTGGTGGCGGCCGGCGCGGTGCCGGTCGCGCACGCCAGCGACGGCGCCGGCTCCATCCGGATCCCGGCGTCCTGCTGCGGGCTGGTCGGGCTCAAGCCGAGCCGGGGCCGGGTCCCGTGCGGGCCGGACGCGGGCGAGCCGATGCTCGGGATGGCGTACGAGTTCGCGCTGACCCGCACCGTCCGCGACGCCGCCCGCCTCCTGGACGCCGTGCACGGGCCGGGCGTCGGCGACAAGTACACCGCGCCGCCGCCGCGCGGCCCGTACGCCGCCGAGGTCGGCCGCGACCCCGGCCGGCTGCGGGTCGCGGTGACCACGGAGAGCTGGGCCGGCACGGCGGTCGACGCCGAGGTCGCGGCGGCGGCCGTCCGCGCCGGGCAGGCGCTGGAGCGGGCGGGACACCTCGTCACCACCGCCGGGCCGGCCGTCGTCTGGGACGACGTCGTCCGCGCCTGGGTGTGCGAGAGCGTCGCGATCGCCTCGACGCTGCTGCTGGCCCCCCGCCGGCCCGACGAGGGGCTGATGGAGGCCGTCTCGCGGCAGTTCCTCAAGACGGCCGAGGAGTACAGCGCGCTCGACATGCTGGCCGCCTTCGACGCCCAGAACCGGGTGTCCCGCGCGGTCGGCGCCTTCTTCACCGGCTACGACCTGCTCGTCACCCCCACGCTGGGACGGCTGCCGGCGCCGCACGGCGTCCTGCGCTACGACGACCCGGAGCAGACGCTGACCGGCTGGCTGGCCGCGCTCACCGAGTACGGGCCGTTCACGCAGGTGTTCAACGTGACGGGCGGCCCGGCGATCAGCCTGCCGCTCGGGCACAGCGAGGACGGGCTGCCGATCGGCGTGCAGCTCGCCGCCGGCTACGGCCGGGAGGACCTGCTCCTCCAGGTGGCCGCCCACCTGGAGGAGGCCCTGCCGTGGCGGGACCGCGTCCCGCCGATCCACGCCGGCGGCCGCTGACCCGCCAGAGCCCGGGGACACGAACGCCCGGGCCCCTCCGGGGACACGAACGCCCGGGCCCCCGCCGGGGGCCCGGGCGCCGCGCGGCCCCGGCGACGGTCAGTCGCTGGTGACGGCGTCGAGCAGGTCGCTGACGGTGGCGTCGGGCAGCGCCCGGGCCACCTCGGCCAGCGCGACCATGCCGACGAGGCTGTGCCCGTCGATGACGGGCAGCCGGCGCACCTTGTGGCCGGCCATGGTGCGCAGGATCTCCCGCGCGTCGTCGTCGGCGCCGATCGTGACCGCCTCGCCCTGGGCGAGCTCGCCCGCCACGGTCTTGGCCGGGTCCTTGCCCGCGGCCAGGACCTTCACGACGATGTCGCGGTCGGTGAGCATGCCCTTGAGCCGGTTGTCGGTGCCGCAGATCGGCAGCGAGCCGACGTCCAGGCGGGCCATCTTCTCGGCGGCGACGAGCACGGGCTCGTCGGCGTTCACGCACTCGGCGTCCGGGGTCATGATCTCTCGTGCGGTCGGCATGACGCTCCTCATCGAATGTCGGGGTCAGTGCCGACTGCCCCCCTGAGGCGCGGTGAAACGGGGCCCCGCGGCCGGGCCCCGCGGCGGGGCGCCGCCCGGCGGGCCGGTCAGCGGGCGACGGCCTCCAGCAGGTGCACGTCGAGCGGCAGGCCGGCGCGGGAGGTGAGCGCGAACCCGGCGGCGGCCAGCAGCTCGCGGTACTCCTCCAGGGTGCGCTCGCGCCCGCCGGCGTTGTTGACCATCATGTGGACGTCCCACGCGGCGGCCAGCGACGGCTCCCCGGCCCGCTCGGGCAGCAGCCGCTCGACGACCGCGAGCCGCCCGCCCGGCCGGGTCGCCTCCCGGCAGCGGGCGAGGATGCGGGCGCAGGCGGCGTCGTCCCAGTCGTGCAGGACGCGCGAGAGCACGAGCAGGTCACCGCCCGGCACCCGGGAGAACAGGTCGCCGCCCACCGCGCTGACCCGGCCGCCGTGCCGGGCCACCAGGGCGGGCCGCGCGGCCGCGACCGTCGCGGGCGTGTCGAACAGCACCCCCGTCACGTGGGGCGCGGCGTCCAGGAGGCGGCCGAGCAGCGCGCCGGTGCCGCCGCCGAGGTCGGTGACGGTGCCGACGCCGTCGAGGTCGAGCCGGTCGGCGACCGCGTCGAAGACGTCGCGGCACTGGTCGGACATGGCGAGCTGGAAGACCGCCGCGTCGCCGGGGCAGGCGTCGAGGTGCGCGAAGGGCGCGAGCCCGTAGGCCAGCTCGAACCCGCTCGGCGCGGCGCCGCGCACCGCGCCGGGCAGCTCGCCGAAGCTGCGGTAGAACAGCCCGCCGTACAGCAGTGCGACGCCGTGCAGCGAGGAGGGGGAGTCGCGGGCCAGCGTCGTGCCCAGCGGGGTCAGCGCGTACGCCTCGCCGGCGCGGCGCACGACGCCGAGCTGTTCGAGGTAGCGCAGCAGCCGGCCGAGCCGGTCGGCCGGGCAGGCGGTGGCGCGGGCCAGCTCGCCGAGGGTGCGGTCGCGGGCGTGCAGCAGGTCGGCGACGCCGAGCTCGGCGGCGGTCCGCAGCGCCTGGGTGGTCCACGCGCCGGTGAGCAGGCCGAGCATGTGCCGCCGCTCCTCGGGGGCGCCGAGGTGGCGGGCCAGCTCGGCGCGGGCCTGCCCGGCCGCGACGATCTCCAGCCGGTCGCCGCCCCGCCGCCGGAAGTAGAACACGCTGCGCCCGGAGGGGCCCTCGCCGGGGTTGAAGCCGCCGCCGTCGGGCAGGCAGCCGTCGGCGCGCAGCGCCTCCAGCACGCCGAGGGACGCGGCGGGCGCCTCGTACGCCAGGTGCGTCTCGCGTTCGTGCAGCCGCTCGTCGCCGGCCACCTCCGGCGGGCAGCCGGTCGCGAGGAACAGCTCCAGCGTCCGCCCGCCGCCGGCGTCGAGGTGGGCGATGGTGACCTCGGGGCCGGCGAGGCCGTAGCGCCGGGCCAGCCGCTCCTTGACGATCACGCTGGGCAGCCTCCTGACCACGGGCAGCCCGGCCAGCGCCGCCTCGGCCGAGCGCGGGAACACCAGCAGCCCCGCGTGGTCGAAGCGCAGCCCGTACGGCCCGTCGCCGCCGTCGCGCGCCACCTGGGCCATCCTGCCGAGCCGCGCGGCGTCGGCCTCATCCAGCGCGCCGGACGCGATCTCCGGCGACAGCACGTTCCCCTGATCCACCGGCACAGGCTAACAGCACTGCCCGTAGTCGATGGACCGCTCTGCGTAACGTCAGGGGCGGTGGACCCCGGGACGCGTCCCGGCCGGGGCGGGGGAGAAGAGAGGGGCGGGCAGCAGCTTGCCGAAGGGGACCGCGCGCAGGACGCGCAGCCGCTCCCCGGCGGCCGGATGGCCGTGCTCGGCGGCCAGCCGGTAGTAGAAGCGGGCGATGACCAGCTTGGCCGGGCCCTCCTCCTCGTACGCCTGCCCGAGGGCGAAGGCCAGCTCCGCCGCCAGCTCGGCCGGGCGCGGGTGGGCCGCCAGCGCCTCGGCGTGCGGGTGGCGGTGACGGGCCGCGACGTGCAGCCAGTAGCCGGCGGCCGAGCGGTCGCCGGTGAGCAGGGCGATGATCGCCAGCCGGCAGGCGGCGTCAGGGTCGCCGTCGCCCGCCAGCCGCATCAGCCGGTCGACGGTCCTGGTGGTGCGCCGCTCGGCCTCGTCGGCGGGCGTCCTGAACAGGTCGTGTGAGCCGGTGACCCGCGGCCGGGCCGGCTGCTCGCTGCGGGCGGCGCGCCAGCGGGCCTGCCACTGCTCCACCGTGCCGAGGGCGTCCGTGGGCAGGCCGGTCAGCTCGGCGTGGCGGTGGCAGACCTTCACGAAGGAGGCGACCAGCCCCCAGTCGGGCAGGCGCTCCCGCTTGCCGGTGAGGATGTCGTTGACCGTGCTCGCCGGCAGCTCCTTGGGCACGCCCGGCGCGCGCGACAACTGGTGCATCGTCGAGTAGCTCGGCTGGCCGGCGGCTTCCCGCAGCCCCACGAGCGCGGCTATGAAGGCGGGATGGGATCCGGCCCGGTAGGTGTCAGTCATCGTCCTTGGTTGGATCGAATGGTCATGATGGCGGCCATATTTTCAGAGAATGTCTCGCGGTCGATGACACTTCGCGGATTCCATCTCGTCCGGTCGCCGTGGTCACGGGGCCTGTCAGACGTCGCAGGAGTCCCAGAGGCGTGCGACGCGCTTCCGCCCGGACGGATCCGGACGGAAGCGGAGGAAACCGGAGGAGACCGGAGGAGACCGGAGGCCCACCCGCCGGGCGCGGGCGCTCCGGTGTCGTCCGGCCTCCTCCGAGCCCGGGCGGACCGGTGGCCGGCGGCCCGCGCGCGGCGGCAGCGTGGGGCGCGATCCACCGCCCCTCCCGGAAGGCCGCCGCCCCATGCCGCTGCTCACGGCCCGCCCGTCCAGCATGGCCTACCGCTCTGACGCGCCCTGCCCGGCCGACGAGCACCTGCTGGTCACGCTCGTGACGACGTGGGTGCTGGCGACGGGACGCCGGCCGCCCGCCGCCCGCCCGGGCGACCTCACGGCCGAGGAGCTGATCGAGTTCTGGGCGGACGACCGTCTGTGAAGCATCGAGAAAGAGGACCCATGTTCACCACCCGGCAGTTGCTCACGCTCACCATGGCGCTCACCGTCGCCGCCATCACCTGCGCGCTCGTGCTGGCCGGCGGCGTCGCGTGGCCGGGCGCCCTGCTCAGCGGCGGGGGCGCGGGCGGGGCGACGCTCGCCGCCCTGCCGAGGCTGCTGACCAGGCGCGACCCCCACCCCTGACCGGCCGGCGAGGGTCAGGCGGGGGCGTACATGCGGGCCTGGAGCCCGTACAGCTCGGCGTACCGGCCGCCGGCGGCGATCAGCTCGTCGTGGCTGCCGTGCTCGGCCACCACGCCCTCGTGCAGCAGGTAGATGTGGTCGGCGTTCCTGGCGCTGGCCAGCCGGTGCGTGATCAGCACGACGACGCGGCCGGCGGCGAGCCCGCGCAGCGACTCGTACAGGGCGAACTCGGCGCGCGGGTCCAGCGGCGCGGCCGGCTCGTCCCAGACGATCAGAGGGGTGTCGCGGAACAGGCCGCGGGCGATGGCCAGGCGCTGCCACTGCCCGCCCGACAGCTCGTGCCCGCCGTGGAACGCCTTCGACAGCAGCGTCTCCCAGCCCGACGGCAGCCCGGCCACCACCGCGTCCGCCCCCGACAGCCGGGCGGCGGCCTCGAGCGCCAGGTCGCCGGGGTCGGGCCGGTCGTGCCGCCCGGCCCGCACGTTGACCCGGGCGGTGTGCGGCCAGCGGACCGGGGCCTGCGGCACGAGGGTGATCCGGTCGGCGACGTCGCGCGGGTCCAGCTCGGCGAGGTCCACGCCGTCCCAGCGGACCGAGCCCCGGCCGGGCGCGTACAGCCCGGCGAGGATCTTGGCGAGGGTGGACTTGCCCGAGCCGTTCTCGCCGACCAGCGCGACCGTCCGGCCCGCCCGCGCCGTCAGCGACACCCCGCGCAGCGCGGGCCGGTCGCCGCCCGGGTAGCGGAAGCACACGTCCCGCACCTCGACCAGCTCCGGCCGGGCGGGCGCCGGACGGGTGCCGCCGGCGGCCGTCCTGGTCCGGGACTCGGCCACGAACCGCTGGTAGTCGCGGACGTACAGGCCCTGCTCCAGGAGCTGGTTGGCGGCGAGGACGAGCCTGCTCAGCGACGCCGAGCCGGTGCGCACGGCCATCACCGCCGCCCCGGCCACCGCCAGCGGGATCCAGCCCGCCTGCAGCAGCCCGCCGAGCGCGGCGAACGTCAGGCCGGTGCCGAGGCCGCTCAGCGCCCGGCCGGCCGCCCGCACCCGCACCTGCGCGACCGCCACCCCCACCTCCTGGTCGCGCAGCGCGTCGGCCACCGCCCCGTACTCGCGCAGCAGGAACCCCTCCGCCTGGCAGGCCCGGATCTCGGCGGCCGGCTCGCGCCCCATCGCCAGGTCCGTCAGCATGCGCACCCGCCGGTTCAGCGTGACGGTCCTGGTCATGAACCGGTACGCCAGCCGCGTGGAGCGCTGCACCGACCAGCCGCTCGGCAGCACCACGACCAGCAGCACCGCCAGCAGCGCCGGATGCAGCACGGCCACGGCGACCAGCGCCGCCCCGACCGCGAGCGCCGCGCTGACCAGCTCGACCGCGTTGTCCACGGCCCGGCCCAGGTGGAACAGGGCGCGGTCGCGGGCCCGCTGCATCCGGTCGAAGAAGTCGGGGTCGTCGAAGGCGGCCAGCTCCACCCGCAGGGCCGCGGCGAACAGCTCGCCCTCCGCGACCCGCCGCACCGCGGGCGGCACCCGGGCGTGCGCCGCGGCGGTGGCCGCCCCCACCGCGCCGCGCAGCGCGTACGCGCCCGCCACCAGCCCCATCGCGGGCAGCGCCGTCACCAGGTCGGCGCTCAGCAGCCGCTCCAGCGCGCCCGCCGTGGCCAGCAGCCCGCACGCGGTGGCGGCGGCCGAGACGACCTCCAGCGCGAGCACCAGCGCGGCGTGCCGGGGCGAGGCGCGCGCGACGACCGCGAGCACCGCCCCGGCCGTCGCGGGCAGGCGGCCGATCATCCGCCGCAGCCCGAGGTCGGTCTCGGGCTCGTCGAGCCGCCAGTACGGCCGGACCAGCTCCCCGTCCGCCGTCACCGCCGCCCCCCGCCCACCCGCTCACCCGGGACCGGCCGGGCGCCGTCCAGCAGGGAGCCGGACGGCAGGTCCGGGTCCGGGAGCAGCACCGACGGCAGGGGGCAGCCCGGGTGCATGCGCAGGAGCTGGTAGGCCACCCCGCCGAGCCCGGGCAGCAGCCCCGGGCAGAACGCCTCCCTGGCGAACCCGCTGACCGGCCCGTGCTCCTCCAGGCTGCCGAGCGTGTGCGCGTCCAGGATGTCGCGGGTCATGCCCGGCTCGGCGACGCCCGCCGCGAGCGCCAGGTCGATCACCTCCCACGCGCCGAGGTCGCCGTGGCACAACGTGTGGTTCCAGCCCATGCCGCCCGCCTTGGCGGCGGCCGCCGCGCGGCGCAGCACGTCGAGCCACCGCTCCGGGTCGCCGCCGTGCCGCAGCCGGTCGGCCGCGACGACGCCGATCCCGGCCGCGCCGTGGCACCACGCCGCCGCCGTGATGTCCGGCTGGCGCAGGTCGCGCCAGCTCCCGGCGGAGGGCACGTACAGGGTCTCCTCGTAGGCGAAGGCGGCCTCGGCGACCTCGGTGAAGTCGCGGTCGCCGGTGGCCGCGCCGAGCCGGG includes:
- a CDS encoding AraC family transcriptional regulator, which translates into the protein MDVLTDLLNRARARNALVRRLVQPPPWGITYADAPPLTVAAALGGRAAIRAGDGPPTALAAGDIALVTAPGGYTITDDPATAPQYVIRGGRKFLPGGAPVEWTGPEPVPRTYGAGTAGGPAGATVMLRGVYDLRGDVAARLLGLLPPLAVVPAGPRTRALLGLLSAEAASDEPGQDAVLARLLDLILVIALRAWCTRPEAAPPAWYRALSDPAIGEALRLLHEHPARRWTVAALAGEVGLSRAAFAQRFTGLVGRPPLGYLTDWRMTLAADLLRDGRETVAEVARRVGYQDAFAFSVAFKRARGATPSAWRAAR
- the boxB gene encoding benzoyl-CoA 2,3-epoxidase subunit BoxB, whose protein sequence is MSTDPRTGAAPSPAGPLSRVDYGARIPNNVNLAGDRRLQRALEGWQPRFLDWWKQLGPALPTRDVYLRTAVAVGRDGWAHFAHVPMDEYRWGIFLAERDPDRRVGFGRHKGEPAWQEVPGEHRAALMRLIVVQGDTEPASVEQQRALGGTAPSIYDLRNLFQVNVEEGRHLWAMVYLLHAYFGREGREEAEQLLRRSSGDLDAPRILGAFNEETTDWLQFFMFTCFTDRDGKYQLGTLKESAFDPLARTCQFMLKEEAHHMFVGTTGVQRVLERTAELMRRHGTADVLPYGGIPLDVVQRYLNLQFSVSMDLFGSEQSANAGTYYSSGLKGRWMEGRRDDDHVLLDATRELRFVAGGRIASRTVPLLGALNLDLRDEYVADCSHGVRRWNQVLAGAGLGERLYLPHEGFNRRVGVYAGHHVTPYGEVVGEQEWRARAAAWLPTPADRELVASLMVPEYEYGAFASWIAPPRTGINDQPVEFDYVHLAEEGLL
- a CDS encoding SDR family NAD(P)-dependent oxidoreductase, whose translation is MTRSIAVFGTGPGVGQAVARRYGKEGYEVVLVARRREPLDRLARDLAAEGVTAHVITGDLGRSGDVPALAAQVRAAVGDPTAFYYGPVPSGLTFVPAVELTPGHLAERLEITLHTLLALVGEFLPAMAERGDGAILTAQGAAAAHGRPYMSGWPPVLAAQRNYLQSLAAEVAGQGVYVGMLYIGSRILGTSFDDDYRRRQARGEPVPDLPAADPADLADLLWSMHARRDRHETIV
- the boxC gene encoding 2,3-epoxybenzoyl-CoA dihydrolase, whose protein sequence is MTVSFATSPDRYRHWTLRVDGPVATVTLRVDEQGGLVPGYELKMNSYDLGVDIELYDLTQRLRFEHPGVKAVVLTGGLERMFCAGANIRMLAQSSHAWKVNFCKFTNETRNGIEDAGEHSGQTWIAALNGTAAGGGYELALACDEIVLVDDGSSAVSLPEVSLLGVLPGTGGLTRLTDKRHVRRDLADVFATRPEGLRGPAAVAWGLVDAAVPRHAFAAEVARRAAGAAARSARPSGAAGVPLTPLEREDGDGDGDGGDVIRYPYVSARLDRAGRRADITVTGPPGPPPADPVTEGAAYWPLAVTRALDDLILHLRANEPALGIWVLRATGDPALVLAHDARLREADDWFASEVRHYYKRTLKRLDVTSRSLVAVLDPGTAFAGLLAELALAADRQYMLEGVREDRDDGPAALWLTPSNDGLYPMGNGLSRLGSRFWGRDGELAAVRARFGEPLEAAASARLGLVTLALDDLDFAEELRLALEERASLSPDALTGMEASHRFAGPETMETKIFGRLSAWQNWIFSRPNAAGPDGALRRYGTGRKGDYDLTRV
- a CDS encoding PaaX family transcriptional regulator — translated: MPDSWEGREVAPRDERPRERTSASARSLLLTILGEFVMPRGGQAWTGSLVGALGELGVEEKSARQALSRTAAEGLLESERHGRKARWRLTPAGDRLLREGTERIYGFMRRPHEWDGRWLVLVAGVPETQRRLRHRLRTRLTWLGLGSPSPALWVVPDAGKEAAVREVIGELGLTGRAHAWTGPAAEIGDTAALIAAAWDLGDVEKRYLRFIERFADLAPGSAAAAFVHQVHLVQEWRRFPFLDPDLPAELLDHAWPGPRAAAVFHDLRNRWHRRAQAEWDRMEDDAATRH